In Bacillota bacterium, the genomic window CGGATGGGCAAAATAGATGATCCGATCCTTCTTTATAATGGCGGGATTGGGCATCTTCTTTTCGACCGGGGTATGGCGATGGGAACAGAAGTGCCTGTAGGTTCGGTTAAAGTAGGGTTGCCATAGCTCCGCCAATCCTTGACCTGAGGTCAATTCCACTGCCGTACCCTGATCATACATCACATACTCGGTATCGGGAATGTCCCGGGCCAGTTCACCCACAGGTCTCAGATAGTCTGGACTATAGGGTGCCTCTCCTTGATAGGTCGCTCCCACATCAAGGAGGAACTGGGTCAGGCCTCGGTCCAATCCCGAATGGTAAGACAGCAACAAAGCCCCGCCCCCAGCTACATATTCACTTAGTTTCTGGCGTAAAGAATCGTCCAGGGTAATCTTGTCGGGCAGGATAATTACCTTATACTTGCTGAAATCCATTCGCTGATCAACTACGTCAAACTGGTAGTGAGACTCCACAAGGATTCGGTAAGCGCCAGCCAAGGCCGTATCTACCCGTGCGTCCGCGGCTCCGATGGCCTCCGGTGTGAAGACACCGATCTCGGTGACAGCCGTGACATCATCACACCACGGTTCCTTCGCAGCCACTTCCTTGTAGACACTACCAATCAGATCATAGGTTACGGGATCCAGTTTCCCCGAGGGATGCAATTGATCACCAATGGAACATTTGGCACCGTGGGCCAGGGCATTAAAGCACTCGAATTGGAGGGCTGCTTCGTTCTTGAAAGCACCAAAGTCTGCCCAGGATTTGTGGAACTTGCCGGTCATTCCAAGATACTCCACACCCAAATTCTTCGCATACCGCACGGTGATGGGGAAGTGCTCATAGCCCCACCCGCCGCTTGGTAGGGATTCCAACTCGAGGTGTGTATAGGTGTCCAAAATATCCGCGGTACGGGGGGAAACGTGACCTGCGTTGTAGAAAATGGTACATTCCTTGTTGTACTGGCGGATCAGAGCAGTCATCTTACGCTGAAAGTTGTCCAAGACCTGTCGGGCATACTTCGCCCGATCGCTGGCGTTCTCGGGATCCAGACCCGCTTCTAACATGCCGTCCATACAATACTTACAGAGGCATTGTCCCTGGCTGATGATGTCGAAAAACAAGCCATCCACTTCGAAAAGCTCCAACACCTCTTTGGTCTGCTCCATGACATAGTCAATGTAGGGACTGTTAAAGCACAGCTTCCGCCAACCCGCGACCAAGGGAGGAGCACCGCCAAGTTTCCCCTCCACCGTTAACTCTCGCCATTCCGGATGACGCATGGCCATGTACTCATCAAGACCAACGGAAATATAGATTGGTACCTTGATATTCCGCTTATGACAAGCTTCAATCTGGGCCCTGAGCAAGTCGAACTTCAGGCCCGGATGTCGGGCTTCGGTGAACTTCGTATCGTAATAGATCATGCCATGATGACACCGAGCAAAACACGTGATAGAGTCCACATGGGCCGCTTCTAGGGTCCTAGCAAACTCTTCGGCATCAAAGCCATGTCCAATCTCCACAATTTTCTCCGAAGTATGGAAATCCAAGTGTACCTGTCTGAAACGTAACTTCCCCATCTCCTCTGCCTCCCTCAAGACTGAAACAGCTCTCTGATATTCTCTCTCAACTTGAGATCCAACTACAAAGCATCCCATGCTGTCTTCTCGCTCGAATACCGATAACAAAATCGGTGCTTGTCTAAACGGCCCCTATAAAAAGTCCCTACAACCTTTATCGTTAGACCTTAATACAGTAAGTCCTACAAGCAAAAAGAACCAGTATCATTAAAGCTTCGGTACATCAACCACCGCCTTTACAAGCCACACCATCCTTTAGCATTGGCAATCACTTCGACAAGGACTATACAAGTCCTGCACAAGCGAAGAACCTAAACCATAAATGCAGCCTGCGTACGCAAAACCCGGGGTCCGCCGAGACTCCCAGGTTATTGCTCTAAACGCCGTTGTACCCGTTCGGAGGACTTCTGGGCTTTTTCCTCCACTTCTCCTCCCAGTTCCCGTCCGCTGTACCGAACCTGGGTGTACACCTGGCCAATGGTCATCAGATCGACCTCCAAGTCGTCATACTTCTCCGCTAGTTTACCCACATATTCATTGGCCGTCTCGCTTGGTCTACGTCCCCAGCCTAGAGCCTCTCCCTGCTCCATTAGCCAGGAAAAGAAGCGTCTGATCCAGGGCTGGTTATTGACAACTCCCTCTTCCGCGGTGGTCTCGGGTGTTTGGAACTTGATCACTTCTTCCCAGATCCTGCGCTCCGCCTTCTTACCGAGTCTTCGTACCCGAGAATAGGAGACAGTGAACAAGCTCTTGATAAAACGCCATAGGAGCAAGGCGTACTTTCCCAGCCATTGGACAAAGAGTATGGGCAAGCGCAAGGCCTTCGGAGCATGTTTTGCATCCTTGTAGATGGCCCATAGAACAAGCCCGAGTAAGATGAGCACCACGCCCAAGCGGGCCAAAAGCTGAGGCAATATACTCCACAGAAATGCTCCTAAGAAGAAGAGCCCCCAGCCAATGACGTTCAAAGTATCCAGCTGTTGGTGGTATCCAAAGGACGGGGTCCTTTGATTGCTCCTGGTGGTAGAAGAACCCGCAGATGAATCGGGACTCACCACCGCAGGCGAAATCTCCAGGTCTTGCAGCCAACCAAACAGCCATTGGAACAATCCTACCAACATACTACTGTCCAAGGGAGAAATATTAGCGGGCAAGATGAACCCAACGGCCATCAAACCCACCAGAACCAACGCGGTGCTCCGCACCCAAGTCAGTTCCAAACCCGCACTAAGGGATGCCCC contains:
- a CDS encoding beta-galactosidase is translated as MGKLRFRQVHLDFHTSEKIVEIGHGFDAEEFARTLEAAHVDSITCFARCHHGMIYYDTKFTEARHPGLKFDLLRAQIEACHKRNIKVPIYISVGLDEYMAMRHPEWRELTVEGKLGGAPPLVAGWRKLCFNSPYIDYVMEQTKEVLELFEVDGLFFDIISQGQCLCKYCMDGMLEAGLDPENASDRAKYARQVLDNFQRKMTALIRQYNKECTIFYNAGHVSPRTADILDTYTHLELESLPSGGWGYEHFPITVRYAKNLGVEYLGMTGKFHKSWADFGAFKNEAALQFECFNALAHGAKCSIGDQLHPSGKLDPVTYDLIGSVYKEVAAKEPWCDDVTAVTEIGVFTPEAIGAADARVDTALAGAYRILVESHYQFDVVDQRMDFSKYKVIILPDKITLDDSLRQKLSEYVAGGGALLLSYHSGLDRGLTQFLLDVGATYQGEAPYSPDYLRPVGELARDIPDTEYVMYDQGTAVELTSGQGLAELWQPYFNRTYRHFCSHRHTPVEKKMPNPAIIKKDRIIYFAHPIFSMYKNHGARVYKQLVQNALRLLCPEPLIKTNAPTTAHISLNWQEKESRHVVHLLHYIPERRSNQVDTIEDIIPLYDVEVAIKTEKQPQRIYLAPEGKVLDFKYADGYVELTIPKIYGHAMVVLEY
- a CDS encoding DUF4129 domain-containing protein — translated: MLICFATVTRLTLVLCTERFSPDSIFLFLAIGVVIEGVYGTLVLAKAMPPALLRVLEVSVIVLLGKYFTITTFLEVDVTLSALLSVRNLLSLTYAVPVGYLLVLWVLAVILTSNLIWMRPTYENLRVPSFSDTYSQMVVQPFAVRERQETAYPKLGRWFFRLTLFLLACWVLTSKYAAPSRQIAYVYALWGIGFAVCGLLLISLSYLYESRKLWQQAGASLSAGLELTWVRSTALVLVGLMAVGFILPANISPLDSSMLVGLFQWLFGWLQDLEISPAVVSPDSSAGSSTTRSNQRTPSFGYHQQLDTLNVIGWGLFFLGAFLWSILPQLLARLGVVLILLGLVLWAIYKDAKHAPKALRLPILFVQWLGKYALLLWRFIKSLFTVSYSRVRRLGKKAERRIWEEVIKFQTPETTAEEGVVNNQPWIRRFFSWLMEQGEALGWGRRPSETANEYVGKLAEKYDDLEVDLMTIGQVYTQVRYSGRELGGEVEEKAQKSSERVQRRLEQ